A genomic region of Procambarus clarkii isolate CNS0578487 chromosome 30, FALCON_Pclarkii_2.0, whole genome shotgun sequence contains the following coding sequences:
- the LOC138370038 gene encoding uncharacterized protein gives MPMSLAKLQWILQDQHLYNLHYYLPHQRLEYRWTCADRYQLRKLEIIGSTSAKAVIPKLEKIFQNFGIPEVVKTDNGPPFNGQDFVNFAEHIGFRHRREMPLHPQANGEVERFMQLLIKAIH, from the exons ATGCCTATGTCCCTTGCCaaactgcagtggatacttcaagaccaacacctataCAACCTTCACTACTACCTGCCGCACCAGAGACTGGAGTATCGATGGACCTGTGCAGACCGCTACCAACTTAGAA AATTAGAAATAATcggttccacatctgcaaaggctgtcatcccaaaACTCGAAAAGATCTTTCAaaattttggcattcctgaagttgtcaagacggacaatggaccgccattcaatggacaagacttcgtcaactttgctgagcatattggattcagacACCGCCGtgagatgccactacatcctcaagcaaatggagaagtcgagaggTTCATGCAACTACTCATAAAAGCGATACACtga
- the LOC123765643 gene encoding complement C1q-like protein 4 → MSPRCFIMAALLAISTQDDVTVPSETGFRPRPMVTIPPPTININSTLPVSAIGGDVAFSVKKAANLSLSLPATVRFQEVVTNAGEAWHQNSSEFVVPVDGGYFLTFNAVGGNSSDFTMALMKNKVPQVNAYGTLSHFEHASNSAFLELHRGDVVYLELQEGMIYDHPFNETYTTFTGFLVYHI, encoded by the exons ATGTCGCCTCGTTGTTTCATAATGGCAGCGTTATTGGCCATCAGTACACAGGATGACGTAACTGTCCCATCAGAGACAGGCTTCAGGCCTCGTCCAATGGTGACTATACCGCCACCCACGATTAATATAAACTCTACATTGCCTGTTTCAGCTATTGG AGGTGACGTTGCCTTCTCGGTGAAGAAAGCGGCAAACTTGTCTCTAAGCCTACCAGCTACAGTAAGATTTCAG GAGGTCGTGACTAATGCTGGTGAAGCCTGGCATCAAAACTCCAGCGAGTTCGTGGTACCAGTTGATGGCGGTTATTTCTTAACCTTTAACGCTGTTGGTGGCAACAGTAGCGACTTCAC GATGGCGCTGATGAAGAACAAAGTTCCCCAAGTGAATGCGTATGGAACGCTAAGCCATTTTGAACATGCGTCCAACTCTGCTTTCCTGGAGCTCCACCGTGGTGACGTGGTGTACCTGGAGCTGCAGGAGGGCATGATCTACGACCACCCCTTCAACGAGACCTACACCACATTCACTGGCTTCCTTGTTTATCATATTtaa